In Rhodanobacter denitrificans, a single window of DNA contains:
- the metJ gene encoding met regulon transcriptional regulator MetJ, with protein MATTKFIKPYVEHGEKANAVRKITVSIPLHVLRRLSDLRTHRQVNNLRHATNSDVLVEAFLHAFTGQPLPTDEELRRTMATAKKSAAKKPAAKKAAAKKPAVKKAAAKKPVAKKPAAKKAAARKPAAKKAAAKKPAAAKKAAVKKVAKKAAPKKAAAKKAAPAKVVKATKTAKAKAKK; from the coding sequence ATGGCGACAACGAAATTCATCAAGCCGTATGTCGAGCACGGTGAAAAGGCCAATGCAGTACGCAAGATCACCGTCTCGATTCCGCTGCATGTGCTGCGGCGGCTTTCTGATTTGCGCACCCACCGTCAAGTGAACAATCTTCGGCACGCTACCAACAGTGATGTGTTGGTCGAAGCGTTCCTGCACGCTTTTACTGGGCAACCACTGCCAACTGATGAGGAGCTGAGACGAACCATGGCCACTGCCAAGAAATCCGCTGCAAAGAAACCGGCCGCCAAGAAGGCCGCCGCCAAGAAACCCGCCGTGAAGAAGGCCGCCGCCAAGAAGCCGGTTGCCAAGAAGCCGGCCGCCAAGAAGGCTGCCGCCAGGAAGCCGGCCGCCAAGAAAGCTGCCGCCAAGAAGCCGGCGGCCGCCAAGAAAGCTGCCGTGAAGAAGGTCGCGAAGAAGGCTGCGCCGAAGAAGGCCGCCGCCAAGAAAGCTGCACCGGCCAAGGTGGTGAAGGCCACCAAGACCGCGAAGGCCAAAGCGAAGAAGTAA
- a CDS encoding glycosyltransferase family 2 protein: MTRPRFSIVLCTYNGAAYLQPQLDSLLAQTRLPDEIVIGDDGSTDASMDMLHVFAQRARKAGIAVELRRNRDTLGYVGNFSAGLRAAEGEVLFLCDQDDVWRADKLARMADRFEQDPSLSLLHSDARLVDAQGGSLQCSLFEALQMTPQEKQAIHDGHAFEVVLRRSFATGATAALRRSLVELALPVETGWIHDEWLTAVAAATGRVDFIDEPLIDYRQHGANQIGMRRRTLAMKWRDLLLPRGRLLSDEALRLRRLEAFLARGEFRGSAERVAQVHHKSSHFDRRVAIGRLPRLRRLPAIMREARSGCYRRYGTGGRSMLRDLLRHD, translated from the coding sequence ATGACGCGGCCTCGCTTTTCCATCGTGCTTTGCACTTACAACGGAGCTGCTTACCTGCAGCCGCAGCTGGACAGCCTGCTGGCGCAGACGCGTCTGCCCGACGAGATCGTGATCGGCGACGACGGTTCGACCGATGCCAGCATGGATATGCTGCATGTGTTCGCGCAGCGTGCGCGCAAGGCCGGCATCGCAGTAGAGCTGCGGCGTAATCGGGACACTCTCGGTTATGTCGGCAACTTCTCCGCGGGCTTGCGGGCTGCCGAGGGCGAGGTGTTGTTCCTCTGCGACCAGGACGATGTATGGCGCGCCGACAAGCTGGCACGGATGGCCGACCGGTTCGAGCAGGATCCCTCGCTGTCGCTGCTGCACAGTGACGCGCGGCTGGTGGATGCGCAGGGCGGCTCGCTGCAGTGTTCGCTGTTCGAGGCGCTGCAGATGACGCCGCAGGAGAAGCAGGCCATTCACGACGGCCACGCGTTCGAGGTGGTTCTGCGGCGCAGTTTCGCGACCGGCGCCACCGCGGCGTTGCGGCGTAGCCTGGTCGAGTTGGCGCTGCCGGTGGAAACGGGCTGGATCCACGACGAATGGTTGACCGCGGTGGCAGCGGCGACCGGTCGGGTCGACTTCATCGACGAGCCGCTGATCGACTACCGCCAGCATGGCGCCAACCAGATCGGCATGCGCAGGCGCACGCTGGCGATGAAGTGGCGGGATCTGCTGCTTCCGCGTGGTCGCCTGCTGTCCGACGAGGCGCTGCGCCTGCGGCGACTGGAGGCGTTCCTGGCGCGGGGCGAATTCCGTGGCAGCGCCGAACGTGTCGCGCAGGTGCACCACAAGTCCAGCCATTTCGATCGGCGCGTGGCGATCGGCCGCCTGCCACGGCTGCGGCGCCTGCCGGCGATCATGCGGGAGGCGCGCAGCGGCTGCTATCGCCGCTACGGCACCGGCGGCCGCTCGATGTTGCGGGATCTGCTGCGGCATGACTGA
- a CDS encoding amidase: MNSMPPIADLDLRRASLCQLLHWLAAGRVQPQALADVYQQAIERIDPQLHAYVDQRSGLVQDQAALAERRRRDGVIGRLDGIPIALKDNFDIAGWPTRVGLPGRGKPVREDAHVVARLRASGAVLLGKTNMDEGALGAVTDNPHSGATHNPHRHGYTAGGSSGGAAAAVAAGLAVAAVGSDSLGSIRIPASYCGVYALKPTHGEISARGLVPAARRLDAVGLLARSADDLTVLLQVLAGYDADDARSRRRRVAFALPDWEPGNLRAGLLPDLAAVGVQPEVIEVFEAAMAKLPHALGDRRTVDFADWDFARTRRAGLLLMEAEMLGTFAADLADSRRPVSERFRRLLGYAAGKSAADYAVADRVLDAATLKMRRLFAQVDVLVLPTTPQGAFPLDGPVPDSQADLTSFASLAGCPAVSLPMGMLPNGMPVGLQLVGARGSDLRLLELASVCAATLDAEPTYPAIA; encoded by the coding sequence ATGAATTCGATGCCGCCGATCGCCGATCTCGACCTGCGTCGCGCCTCGCTGTGCCAGTTGCTGCACTGGCTGGCGGCGGGCCGCGTGCAGCCGCAGGCGCTGGCCGACGTCTACCAGCAGGCAATCGAGCGTATCGATCCGCAACTCCATGCTTACGTGGACCAGCGTTCGGGCCTGGTGCAGGATCAGGCGGCACTGGCCGAACGGCGCCGCCGCGACGGCGTGATCGGCCGGCTCGACGGTATTCCGATCGCGCTGAAGGACAACTTCGACATCGCCGGCTGGCCCACCCGGGTCGGCCTGCCCGGCCGCGGCAAGCCGGTACGCGAGGATGCCCACGTGGTGGCGCGGCTGCGCGCGTCCGGCGCGGTGCTGCTGGGCAAGACCAACATGGACGAGGGCGCGCTGGGCGCGGTCACCGACAACCCGCACTCCGGCGCCACCCACAACCCGCACCGGCACGGCTATACCGCCGGCGGTTCCTCCGGCGGTGCGGCGGCCGCGGTGGCCGCGGGTCTGGCGGTGGCGGCGGTCGGTTCGGACAGCCTCGGCTCGATCCGCATCCCGGCCAGCTATTGCGGCGTGTACGCGCTGAAACCCACCCACGGCGAGATCTCCGCGCGCGGCCTGGTGCCGGCGGCGCGCCGGCTCGACGCGGTCGGTTTGCTGGCGCGCAGCGCCGACGACCTCACCGTGCTGCTGCAGGTACTGGCCGGCTACGACGCCGACGATGCGCGTTCGCGCCGGCGCCGGGTCGCGTTCGCGCTGCCGGACTGGGAGCCGGGCAACCTGCGCGCGGGGCTGCTGCCGGACCTGGCCGCGGTCGGCGTGCAGCCGGAAGTGATCGAGGTGTTCGAGGCGGCCATGGCGAAATTGCCGCATGCGCTGGGCGACCGCCGCACGGTCGACTTCGCCGACTGGGATTTCGCGCGCACCCGCCGCGCCGGCCTGCTCCTGATGGAGGCGGAGATGCTCGGCACCTTCGCCGCGGACCTGGCCGATAGCAGGCGCCCGGTGTCGGAACGTTTCCGCCGTCTGCTCGGCTACGCCGCCGGCAAGAGTGCGGCCGATTACGCAGTGGCCGATCGTGTGCTCGACGCGGCCACCCTGAAGATGCGCCGGCTGTTCGCCCAGGTCGACGTGCTGGTGCTGCCGACCACGCCGCAGGGCGCGTTCCCGCTGGACGGCCCGGTACCCGATTCGCAGGCCGACCTGACCAGCTTCGCCAGCCTGGCCGGTTGCCCGGCGGTGAGCCTGCCGATGGGCATGCTGCCGAACGGCATGCCGGTGGGCCTGCAACTGGTCGGCGCGCGCGGCTCGGACCTGCGCCTGCTGGAACTGGCCTCGGTGTGCGCGGCCACGCTGGATGCCGAGCCGACGTACCCGGCGATCGCCTGA
- the gcvT gene encoding glycine cleavage system aminomethyltransferase GcvT → MTEKTVLNATHRALGARMVDFGGWDMPINYGSQIEEHHAVRRDAGMFDVSHMTVIDLHGARTRDFLRHLLANSVDKLKLHGKALYSCMLDERGGVIDDLIVYYLGEEFFRLVVNAATRTKDLAWIERQAKAFEVEVKERPEFAMIAVQGPNARAKVLGLLHEVDRPRIEKLGKFSAAAAQGPHGMPLFVARTGYTGEDGFEIIVPAEHAVALWEALAAAGVTPAGLGARDTLRLEAGMNLYGQDMDESVSPWEANLGWTIALDEGRDFIGREVLEAQKAAGVKRVMVGLVLDEKGVLRHGQKVLTANGEGEILSGSFAPTLDKAVAFARIPVGEPGAIRVDIRGREVPVRLVKYPFVRDGRPCEGI, encoded by the coding sequence ATGACCGAGAAGACCGTACTCAACGCCACCCACCGTGCGCTCGGCGCGCGCATGGTCGACTTCGGCGGCTGGGACATGCCGATCAACTACGGCTCGCAGATCGAGGAGCATCATGCGGTGCGCCGCGACGCCGGCATGTTCGACGTCTCGCACATGACCGTGATCGACCTGCACGGCGCGCGCACCAGGGATTTCCTGCGCCACCTGCTGGCCAACAGCGTCGACAAGCTCAAGCTGCACGGCAAGGCGCTGTACTCGTGCATGCTGGACGAGCGCGGCGGGGTGATCGACGACCTGATCGTGTACTACCTCGGCGAGGAGTTCTTCCGGCTGGTCGTCAACGCCGCCACCCGCACCAAGGACCTGGCCTGGATCGAGCGCCAGGCAAAGGCGTTCGAGGTGGAGGTGAAGGAGCGCCCCGAGTTCGCCATGATCGCGGTGCAGGGCCCCAACGCCCGCGCGAAGGTGCTGGGCCTGCTGCACGAGGTGGACCGTCCGCGCATCGAGAAGCTCGGCAAGTTCAGTGCCGCCGCCGCGCAGGGGCCGCACGGCATGCCGCTGTTCGTGGCGCGCACCGGCTACACCGGCGAGGACGGTTTCGAGATCATCGTGCCGGCCGAACACGCCGTGGCGCTGTGGGAAGCGCTGGCCGCCGCCGGCGTGACGCCGGCCGGCCTCGGCGCGCGCGACACGTTGCGGCTGGAAGCCGGCATGAACCTCTACGGCCAGGACATGGACGAGAGCGTGTCGCCGTGGGAAGCCAACCTCGGCTGGACCATCGCGCTGGACGAGGGCCGCGACTTCATCGGCCGCGAGGTGCTGGAGGCGCAGAAGGCCGCCGGCGTGAAGCGCGTGATGGTGGGCCTGGTGCTGGACGAGAAGGGCGTGCTGCGCCACGGCCAGAAGGTGCTCACCGCGAACGGCGAGGGCGAGATCCTCTCCGGCAGCTTCGCGCCGACGCTCGACAAGGCGGTGGCGTTCGCACGCATACCCGTCGGCGAGCCGGGCGCGATCCGCGTGGATATCCGCGGCCGCGAAGTGCCGGTGCGCCTGGTGAAATATCCGTTCGTGCGCGACGGCAGGCCCTGCGAGGGGATCTGA
- a CDS encoding glycosyltransferase family 2 protein, translating into MTEISVSGICAVIVSYQPDPAAIADLLGRVMPQVGAVALVDNASGGDWQAAIGELLAAHGGALLGQPRNIGLAAAQNVGIDWARARGFRHVLLLDQDSEPGADMVAALWRALQVLSAAGKVAAVGPRFHDPREHRDAPFVRIGFPLNRKQWCAADTPSVACDFLISSGMLIPLAVLDRVGPMDAGLFIDNVDLEWGFRARAQGYALHGVCAATMYHRLGDGRRALPFGRGRIVVHGSLRLYYMMRNRLLLYRLPHTPRTWVAQDLPRVLAKLFLFGVLVGPRRRNLRCMLRGLHDGLQGRRGACPDELSGYG; encoded by the coding sequence ATGACTGAGATTTCCGTCAGCGGCATCTGCGCGGTGATCGTGAGCTATCAGCCCGATCCGGCGGCGATCGCCGATCTGCTCGGCAGGGTGATGCCGCAGGTCGGCGCCGTGGCGCTGGTCGACAACGCCAGCGGCGGCGACTGGCAGGCGGCGATCGGTGAACTGCTGGCCGCCCATGGCGGGGCGTTGCTGGGCCAGCCGCGCAACATCGGGCTGGCCGCGGCGCAGAACGTCGGCATCGACTGGGCGCGCGCACGCGGCTTTCGCCATGTGCTGCTGCTGGATCAGGACAGCGAGCCGGGCGCCGACATGGTGGCTGCCCTGTGGCGGGCGCTGCAGGTGCTGTCCGCAGCCGGCAAGGTGGCCGCGGTGGGGCCACGCTTCCATGACCCGCGCGAGCACCGCGACGCACCCTTCGTGCGCATCGGTTTCCCGCTGAACCGCAAGCAGTGGTGTGCTGCCGATACGCCATCCGTCGCATGCGATTTCCTGATCAGCTCGGGGATGTTGATTCCGTTGGCCGTGTTGGATCGGGTGGGTCCGATGGACGCAGGCTTGTTCATCGACAACGTGGATCTGGAATGGGGTTTTCGCGCGCGGGCGCAGGGCTATGCGCTGCATGGCGTATGTGCGGCGACCATGTATCACCGTCTCGGCGACGGCCGCCGTGCGCTGCCGTTCGGCCGCGGGCGGATCGTGGTGCATGGTTCGCTGCGGTTGTACTACATGATGCGCAATCGCCTGTTGCTTTACCGGTTGCCGCACACGCCGCGGACATGGGTTGCGCAGGATCTGCCGAGGGTGTTGGCCAAGTTGTTCCTGTTCGGCGTGCTGGTCGGCCCGCGCCGGCGCAACCTGCGTTGCATGCTGCGCGGCCTGCACGACGGCCTGCAGGGCCGGCGTGGGGCGTGCCCGGACGAGCTTTCCGGATACGGCTGA
- the cysD gene encoding sulfate adenylyltransferase subunit CysD has protein sequence MNIDNVPARSHLDDLEAESIHIFREVAASFRHPVMLYSIGKDSSVLLHLLRKAFHPAKPPLPLLHVDTTWKFREMIAFRERVAASGDVQVLVHINQDGVRQGISPLTHGATVHTDVMKTQALKQALDQYGFDAAIGGARRDEEKSRAKERVFSFRNGQHRWDPKRQRPEFWHTYNTQIRQGESVRVFPLSNWTEMDVWLYIRREAIPVVPLYFAAPRPVVARDGALIMVDDERFTLREGEAVEMREVRFRTLGCYPLTGAVASSADTLDKIIAEMADSRSSERQGRVIDHDPSASMERKKLEGYF, from the coding sequence ATGAACATCGACAACGTACCGGCGCGCTCGCACCTGGACGATCTGGAAGCGGAGAGCATCCACATCTTCCGCGAGGTGGCGGCCAGCTTCCGCCATCCGGTGATGCTGTATTCGATCGGCAAGGATTCCTCGGTGCTGCTGCACCTGCTGCGCAAGGCGTTCCATCCGGCGAAGCCGCCGTTGCCGCTGCTGCACGTGGATACCACCTGGAAGTTCCGCGAGATGATCGCGTTCCGCGAGCGGGTGGCGGCGAGCGGCGACGTGCAGGTGCTGGTGCACATCAACCAGGACGGCGTGCGCCAGGGCATCTCGCCGCTGACCCACGGCGCCACCGTGCATACCGACGTGATGAAGACCCAGGCACTGAAGCAGGCGCTGGACCAGTACGGCTTCGATGCGGCGATCGGCGGTGCGCGGCGCGACGAGGAGAAGTCGCGCGCGAAGGAGCGCGTGTTCTCGTTCCGCAACGGGCAGCACCGCTGGGACCCGAAGCGCCAGCGCCCGGAGTTCTGGCACACCTACAACACGCAGATCCGCCAGGGTGAGAGCGTGCGCGTGTTCCCGCTGTCCAACTGGACCGAGATGGACGTGTGGCTGTACATCCGCCGCGAGGCCATCCCGGTGGTGCCGCTGTACTTCGCCGCGCCGCGCCCGGTGGTGGCGCGCGACGGCGCGCTGATCATGGTGGACGACGAGCGCTTCACGCTGCGCGAGGGCGAGGCGGTGGAAATGCGCGAAGTGCGCTTCCGCACGCTGGGCTGCTACCCGCTCACCGGCGCGGTGGCATCGTCCGCCGACACGCTGGACAAGATCATCGCCGAGATGGCCGACTCGCGCAGTTCCGAGCGGCAGGGCCGGGTGATCGACCACGACCCCTCCGCCTCGATGGAGCGCAAGAAGCTGGAGGGCTACTTCTGA
- the cysC gene encoding adenylyl-sulfate kinase, protein MAVPTASAITAAAAGQGLLRFITCGSVDDGKSTLLGRLLYDAGTVPEDQLAALARDSRRLHADDGDALDFALLTDGLDAEREQGITIDVAYRYFHTARRSFIVADCPGHEQYTRNMATGASNAELAVVLVDARKGLLPQTRRHTYICALLGIRRVVLAVNKMDLVGCDEAVYRGITDAYRALAQSLGIAEVACLPVIAPDGDNVGSRSSRMPWYTGASLLELLESADVTPLRAGDFRMPVQWVNRPDQSFRGYAGTICGGRVAKGDEVIVQPGVQRARIARIVTADGELDSAGDGQAVTLCLDREIDVSRGDVIADALHPAPVADQFACHLLWLGDNALLPNRTYWLKLGTRTVNARVMSIKHKVDVNSQAKLAARQLLLNEVGYCTLGLDDEVAFEAYADNRTLGGFILIDRQSNATVACGMLDFALGRSANVHWQHVDIDKGVRASSKGQQPLCLWFTGLSGAGKSTVANLVERRLHALGCHTYLLDGDNVRHGINKDLGFTPQDRVENIRRIAEVAHLMVDAGLIVLVSAISPYRSERRSARELFAAAEFMEVFVDAPLEECERRDPKGLYRKARAGTIRNFTGIDAPYERPEAPDIHLLSGGQRPEQLAEQVVARLLAALDGAAGG, encoded by the coding sequence ATGGCCGTCCCGACCGCTTCCGCCATCACGGCTGCCGCCGCCGGCCAGGGCCTGCTGCGCTTCATCACCTGCGGCAGCGTGGACGACGGCAAGAGCACCCTGCTCGGCCGCCTGCTGTACGACGCCGGCACGGTGCCGGAAGACCAGCTCGCCGCGCTGGCGCGCGACAGCCGCCGGCTGCATGCCGACGACGGCGACGCGCTGGACTTCGCCTTGCTCACCGACGGCCTGGACGCCGAGCGCGAGCAGGGCATCACCATCGACGTGGCCTACCGCTACTTCCACACCGCGCGACGCAGCTTCATCGTGGCCGACTGCCCCGGCCACGAGCAGTACACCCGCAACATGGCCACCGGCGCCTCCAACGCCGAGCTGGCGGTGGTGCTGGTGGACGCGCGCAAGGGTCTGTTGCCGCAGACCCGCCGGCACACTTATATATGCGCGCTGCTGGGCATCCGCCGGGTGGTGCTGGCGGTGAACAAGATGGACCTGGTCGGCTGCGACGAGGCGGTCTACCGCGGCATCACCGACGCCTACCGGGCGCTGGCGCAGTCGCTGGGCATCGCCGAAGTGGCGTGCCTGCCGGTGATCGCGCCGGACGGCGACAACGTGGGCTCGCGTTCGTCGCGGATGCCCTGGTACACCGGCGCCAGCCTGCTCGAACTGCTGGAATCGGCCGACGTCACGCCACTGCGCGCCGGCGATTTCCGCATGCCGGTGCAATGGGTGAACCGGCCCGACCAGTCGTTCCGCGGCTACGCCGGCACCATCTGCGGCGGCCGCGTGGCGAAGGGCGACGAGGTAATCGTGCAGCCCGGCGTGCAGCGTGCGCGCATCGCGCGCATCGTCACCGCCGACGGCGAGCTGGACAGCGCCGGCGACGGCCAGGCGGTGACGCTGTGCCTGGACCGCGAGATCGACGTAAGCCGCGGCGACGTGATCGCCGACGCGCTGCACCCGGCACCGGTCGCCGACCAGTTCGCCTGCCACCTGCTGTGGCTGGGCGACAACGCGCTGCTGCCGAACCGCACCTACTGGCTGAAGCTCGGCACGCGCACGGTGAACGCGCGGGTGATGTCGATCAAGCACAAGGTGGACGTCAACAGCCAGGCCAAGCTCGCCGCGCGGCAGCTGCTGCTGAACGAGGTGGGCTACTGCACGCTGGGCCTGGACGACGAGGTCGCGTTCGAGGCGTATGCGGACAACCGCACGCTCGGCGGCTTCATCCTGATCGACCGCCAGAGCAACGCCACGGTGGCCTGCGGCATGCTGGACTTCGCGCTGGGCCGCTCGGCCAACGTGCACTGGCAGCACGTCGACATCGACAAGGGCGTGCGCGCTTCCAGCAAGGGCCAGCAGCCGCTGTGCCTGTGGTTCACCGGCCTGTCCGGCGCCGGCAAGTCCACCGTTGCGAACCTGGTGGAACGCCGCCTGCACGCGCTGGGCTGCCACACCTATCTGCTCGACGGCGACAACGTGCGCCACGGCATCAACAAGGACCTGGGCTTCACCCCGCAGGATCGCGTGGAGAACATCCGCCGCATCGCCGAGGTGGCGCACCTGATGGTGGACGCCGGGCTGATCGTGCTGGTCAGCGCGATCTCGCCGTACCGCAGCGAGCGGCGCTCGGCGCGCGAACTGTTCGCCGCGGCGGAGTTCATGGAGGTGTTCGTGGACGCGCCACTGGAGGAGTGCGAGCGGCGCGACCCGAAGGGCCTGTACCGCAAGGCGCGCGCCGGCACGATCCGCAATTTCACCGGCATCGACGCGCCGTACGAGCGGCCCGAAGCGCCGGACATCCACCTGCTGAGCGGCGGGCAGCGCCCCGAGCAGCTGGCCGAGCAGGTGGTGGCGCGGCTGCTGGCCGCGCTGGATGGCGCCGCGGGCGGTTGA
- a CDS encoding electron transfer flavoprotein subunit beta/FixA family protein, with product MKILVGYKRVVDYNVRIQVKPDGSGVVTDGVKLSANPFDDIALEEALRLREKGVAEEVIVVGIGPADLTAHLRNGLAMGANRAIHVVATDAVQPLTAARVFLKLIEKEQPGLVILGKQAIDDDANQTGQMLAALWDRPQATFASKVEIADGKTTVTREVDAGLEVIEAELPAVITTDLRLNEPRFIKLPDIMKAKSKPIDTIEFASLGVDAHDHLKTTHYAAPAKRSKGVMVKDAAELVAALKQKGLL from the coding sequence ATGAAAATTCTGGTCGGCTACAAGCGCGTCGTGGACTACAACGTGCGCATCCAGGTCAAGCCCGACGGCAGCGGCGTGGTCACCGACGGCGTAAAGCTGTCCGCCAACCCGTTCGATGACATCGCGCTGGAAGAGGCGCTGCGCCTGCGCGAGAAAGGCGTGGCCGAGGAAGTGATCGTGGTCGGCATCGGCCCGGCCGATCTCACCGCGCACCTGCGCAATGGCCTGGCGATGGGTGCGAACCGCGCCATCCACGTGGTCGCCACCGACGCCGTGCAGCCGCTGACCGCCGCCCGCGTGTTCCTCAAGCTGATCGAGAAGGAGCAGCCGGGGCTGGTGATCCTGGGCAAGCAAGCGATCGACGACGACGCCAACCAGACCGGCCAGATGCTCGCCGCGCTGTGGGATCGCCCGCAGGCCACGTTCGCCAGCAAGGTCGAGATTGCCGATGGCAAGACCACGGTAACCCGCGAGGTCGACGCCGGCCTGGAAGTGATCGAAGCGGAACTGCCGGCGGTGATCACCACCGACCTGCGCCTGAACGAGCCGCGCTTCATCAAGCTGCCCGACATCATGAAGGCGAAATCCAAGCCGATCGACACGATCGAGTTCGCCTCGCTAGGCGTCGACGCGCACGACCACCTGAAGACCACGCACTACGCCGCGCCGGCCAAGCGCAGCAAGGGTGTCATGGTGAAGGACGCGGCCGAGCTGGTCGCCGCGCTGAAGCAGAAAGGCCTGCTGTAA
- the gcvH gene encoding glycine cleavage system protein GcvH: MSEIPGDLKFLKSHEWARAEDDGLVRVGISDHAQDQLGDLVYVELPEVGSAVKAGAGAAVVESVKAASDIYSPVSGEVVAVNELLNDKPETINEDAFGEGWIFLVRPSDRGELDELLDANDYEELVENEDH, from the coding sequence ATGAGCGAGATTCCCGGCGATCTGAAATTCCTCAAGTCCCACGAGTGGGCCCGCGCCGAAGACGACGGCCTGGTCCGGGTGGGCATCTCCGACCACGCGCAAGACCAGCTCGGCGACCTGGTCTACGTCGAGCTGCCCGAAGTCGGCTCCGCGGTGAAGGCGGGTGCCGGTGCGGCCGTGGTGGAGTCGGTGAAGGCCGCCTCGGACATCTACTCGCCGGTGTCCGGCGAAGTCGTCGCGGTCAACGAGCTGCTCAACGACAAGCCTGAGACCATCAACGAGGACGCGTTCGGCGAAGGCTGGATCTTCCTGGTGCGTCCCAGCGATCGCGGCGAGCTCGACGAGCTGCTCGACGCGAACGACTACGAGGAACTGGTCGAGAACGAAGACCACTGA
- a CDS encoding electron transfer flavoprotein-ubiquinone oxidoreductase gives MSERETMEYDVVVVGAGPAGLSFAIRLKQLKPDTSVCVIEKSSTIGAQILSGAVIEPQPLDALLPGWRANPPPVCVPAGEDEFWLLSKTGGRKMMVPPGMKNHGNFIVSLGAMCAWLAPQAEALGVDVFPGFAAADNIYNEDGSVAGVRIGDMGVAKDGSHKAGYTQGIDIKAKVTVLAEGARGSLTKRLIKRYALDKDSDPQGYSIGIKELWQLPPGRVTPGKIVHSFGWPADTHTYGGSFMYHLDQDRIALGYVSGLDYSDPKYQPWEAFQQWKNHPMNLPLLEGGSILSAGARAIVTGGWQSLPKCEMPGALLIGDTAGLLNVPKVKGTHQAIRSGMLAAEHLAANGLDATGFDAKLRGSAAMAELRKVRNVKPAFKKGLWFGMLNAAWETATGGLSPWTLKNKPDWSSLHKLGEYEEPKRDYVQRALPPRDRLAGVYFAATEHDEDQPVHLHVADTDICATRCVEEYDNPCTRFCPANVYEMVADESALHGKRLQINSANCVHCKTCDIKDPYEIITWVTPEGGSGPNYQNL, from the coding sequence ATGAGCGAACGCGAAACCATGGAATACGACGTCGTCGTGGTCGGTGCCGGCCCGGCCGGCCTGTCGTTCGCGATCCGCCTGAAGCAGCTGAAGCCGGACACGAGCGTGTGCGTGATCGAGAAGTCCTCGACCATCGGCGCGCAGATCCTGTCCGGCGCGGTGATCGAGCCGCAGCCGCTGGACGCGCTGCTGCCGGGCTGGCGCGCCAACCCGCCGCCGGTCTGCGTGCCGGCCGGCGAGGACGAGTTCTGGCTGCTCAGCAAAACCGGCGGGCGCAAGATGATGGTGCCGCCGGGCATGAAGAACCATGGCAACTTCATCGTCTCGCTGGGCGCGATGTGCGCCTGGCTGGCGCCGCAGGCCGAGGCGCTGGGCGTGGACGTGTTCCCCGGCTTCGCCGCCGCCGACAACATCTACAACGAGGACGGTTCGGTCGCCGGCGTGCGCATCGGCGACATGGGCGTGGCGAAGGACGGTTCGCACAAGGCCGGCTACACCCAGGGCATCGACATCAAGGCCAAGGTCACCGTGCTGGCCGAAGGCGCGCGCGGCAGCCTCACCAAGCGGCTGATCAAGCGCTACGCGCTGGACAAGGACAGCGACCCGCAGGGCTACTCGATCGGCATCAAGGAGCTGTGGCAGCTGCCGCCCGGCCGCGTCACCCCGGGCAAGATCGTGCACAGCTTCGGCTGGCCGGCCGACACGCACACCTACGGCGGCAGCTTCATGTACCACCTGGACCAGGACCGCATCGCGCTCGGCTACGTCAGCGGGCTCGACTACAGCGACCCGAAGTACCAGCCGTGGGAAGCGTTCCAGCAGTGGAAGAACCACCCGATGAACCTGCCGCTGCTGGAAGGCGGCAGCATCCTCTCCGCCGGCGCGCGCGCGATCGTCACCGGCGGCTGGCAGTCGCTGCCGAAGTGCGAGATGCCCGGCGCGCTCTTGATCGGCGACACCGCCGGCCTGCTCAACGTGCCGAAGGTGAAAGGCACCCACCAGGCGATCAGGAGCGGCATGCTCGCCGCCGAGCACCTCGCCGCCAACGGCCTCGACGCCACCGGTTTCGATGCGAAGCTGCGCGGCTCGGCAGCGATGGCCGAGCTGCGGAAGGTGCGCAACGTCAAGCCCGCGTTCAAGAAGGGCCTGTGGTTCGGCATGCTCAACGCCGCCTGGGAGACCGCCACCGGCGGCCTGTCGCCGTGGACGCTGAAGAACAAGCCCGACTGGTCCAGCCTGCACAAGCTCGGCGAGTACGAAGAGCCGAAGCGCGACTACGTGCAGCGCGCGCTGCCGCCGCGCGACCGCCTGGCCGGCGTCTACTTCGCCGCCACCGAGCACGACGAGGACCAGCCGGTGCACCTGCACGTGGCCGACACCGACATCTGCGCCACCAGGTGCGTCGAGGAATACGACAACCCCTGCACCCGCTTCTGCCCGGCCAACGTCTACGAGATGGTGGCCGACGAAAGCGCGCTGCACGGCAAGCGCCTGCAGATCAATTCCGCCAACTGCGTGCACTGCAAGACCTGCGACATCAAGGACCCGTACGAGATCATCACCTGGGTCACGCCGGAGGGTGGTTCGGGGCCGAATTACCAGAACCTGTAA